In Felis catus isolate Fca126 chromosome E1, F.catus_Fca126_mat1.0, whole genome shotgun sequence, the following proteins share a genomic window:
- the CE1H17orf97 gene encoding protein LIAT1 isoform X1 produces MDCRGGAGASGYGEEGEDDEEEEEEEEEREGDPASSQRPKLPPIAGNALELSKQKVKKKRKKKKTKGSGKGDADKHQSRGLKNQQLSSSFHDILSPRKDPGPRPERKQDKAESKPTPPYSSTRSLRSVAEIEEHLAKQVNESLRWDGILADPEAEKERIRVYKLNRRKRYRLLALKGLHPDPCAEEDPEGRPYLPETDGGPDGRKAHHPDPFFRGTVTHSDLALPE; encoded by the exons ATGGACTGCCGCGGTGGGGCCGGGGCATCCGGGTACGGCGAAGAGGGCGAGgacgacgaggaggaggaggaggaggaggaggagcgagAGGGTGACCCTGCGAGCTCGCAGAGACCCAAACTGCCCCCCATAGCAGGCAACGCCTTAGAACTGAGCAAACAGAaggtgaagaagaaaaggaagaagaagaagacgaaagGGTCGGGCAAGGGGGACG CAGATAAACATCAGAGTCGAGGCCTGAAGAATCAGCAGCTGTCCTCATCCTTCCACGACATCTTAAGTCCCCGCAAAGATCCCGGCCCGAGGCCAGAGCGCAAGCAGGACAAAGCTGAAAGCAAGCCCACGCCCCCTTACTCCTCCACTCGAAGTCTCCGCTCTGTCGCTGAAATAGAAGAGCACCTCGCCAAGCAGGTCAACGAAAGCCTGCGTTGGGATGGAATTCTCGCCGACccggaggcagagaaggaaaggattcGCGTATATAAACTGAACCGGAGGAAGCGGTACCGGCTCTTGGCCCTGAAGGGCCTCCACCCTGACCCGTGCGCCGAGGAGGACCCGGAGGGCCGACCCTACCTCCCGGAGACAGACGGTGGCCCCGACGGCAGGAAGGCCCACCACCCCGATCCCTTCTTCCGAGGCACCGTCACACATTCTGACCTGGCTCTGCCAGAGTGA
- the CE1H17orf97 gene encoding protein LIAT1 isoform X2, translated as MDCRGGAGASGYGEEGEDDEEEEEEEEEREGDPASSQRPKLPPIAGNALELSKQKVKKKRKKKKTKGSGKGDDKHQSRGLKNQQLSSSFHDILSPRKDPGPRPERKQDKAESKPTPPYSSTRSLRSVAEIEEHLAKQVNESLRWDGILADPEAEKERIRVYKLNRRKRYRLLALKGLHPDPCAEEDPEGRPYLPETDGGPDGRKAHHPDPFFRGTVTHSDLALPE; from the exons ATGGACTGCCGCGGTGGGGCCGGGGCATCCGGGTACGGCGAAGAGGGCGAGgacgacgaggaggaggaggaggaggaggaggagcgagAGGGTGACCCTGCGAGCTCGCAGAGACCCAAACTGCCCCCCATAGCAGGCAACGCCTTAGAACTGAGCAAACAGAaggtgaagaagaaaaggaagaagaagaagacgaaagGGTCGGGCAAGGGGGACG ATAAACATCAGAGTCGAGGCCTGAAGAATCAGCAGCTGTCCTCATCCTTCCACGACATCTTAAGTCCCCGCAAAGATCCCGGCCCGAGGCCAGAGCGCAAGCAGGACAAAGCTGAAAGCAAGCCCACGCCCCCTTACTCCTCCACTCGAAGTCTCCGCTCTGTCGCTGAAATAGAAGAGCACCTCGCCAAGCAGGTCAACGAAAGCCTGCGTTGGGATGGAATTCTCGCCGACccggaggcagagaaggaaaggattcGCGTATATAAACTGAACCGGAGGAAGCGGTACCGGCTCTTGGCCCTGAAGGGCCTCCACCCTGACCCGTGCGCCGAGGAGGACCCGGAGGGCCGACCCTACCTCCCGGAGACAGACGGTGGCCCCGACGGCAGGAAGGCCCACCACCCCGATCCCTTCTTCCGAGGCACCGTCACACATTCTGACCTGGCTCTGCCAGAGTGA